In Saprospiraceae bacterium, the sequence GAAGGCCTTATAGGTGCCAGTGTTTTGATCAAGGGAACCGCCATAGGCACGGTCACTGACATAGATGGGAGCTTTTCCCTTGATGTCCCCGATCCAAATGCTATTTTGGTCATCTCCTACCTCGGGTATCAGGTAATAGAAGTGCCGTTGGCTGGTCAAACCTCACTGAACGTAAGTCTTAAAGTAAACACTAATACTTTGGATGAAATCGTAGTCACCGGCTACGGGACTCAGAAAAAAAGTGACCTGACTGGCGCTGTAGCTCAAATCAAAACCACTCAACTGGAGAATGAGAATCCTCGGACAGTGCAAGACTTGTTGAGAGGGAATGCCACTGGGCTAGATGTCAGTTTCAACGGAAGCACCAAAGGTGGAGGAAACTTCCTGGTAAGGGGAAAAGGATCTTTGACCGCACAATCTGCACCTTTACTCGTAGTCGATGGAGTGATCTATCAGGGTGAACTCAGTGATATCAATCCCAATGATATTGCAACCGTAGACATACTTAAAGATGCAAGCTCAGCAGCAGTATTTGGTTCGAGGTCAGCCAACGGAGTAATCCTGATCACTACCAAACGCGGAAAATCCAGCAAACCAATCATCACTTTTAATTCAAATATATCGACCAATGTGATAGCAGGTGCTCCACGATTATTAACTCCGGAAGAATTCATCAATTGGCGGTCAGATGTATTGTGGAGTATGAGTGGTCATGATTCCACCTCCATGCCAGGGATCAAGTACAGGTTTAGCGATCCTCGCACCTTACCTTCTAACGTGTCTTTGGCTCAGTGGATGGCCTTTTCTTCTGCTAGTGGTGATCCTGTAGATGTATGGCTCAACCGATTAAGACTATTCCCAGTCGAAATAGCTAATTATAAAGCGGGCACACCTATCGATTGGGAAAAAGAATTATACAACAACAATTCTTTACAGCATGATCATACCGTTAGTGTCGCAGGCAGCACTGACCGCATCAATTATTATATGTCCTTTGGTTATTTAAAAAATGACGGTCTCACGGTGGGTGATTTTTTTAAAACTTTCAGAACCAGGCTCAATATCGATGGCAAAATTGCGAGTTACCTTACAGTAGGTTTGAATGCACAATTCTCTGATCGCGACGAAAGCAGTGTTCCTGTCACTTTGAATAATATGATCCAAACGACACCATACGGGCAATTGTATAATGAAGATGGTGTAACCCTCCGACGAAGTACCAACGATGATCCAGGTAATAATACAAATCCTTATCTCGATCAATTTTACACAGACCGGTTAAGAAAATTCAACAACCTATTTGGTTCTATTTTTGCCAAAGGAGATCTTCCACTCGGGTTTTCCTATCAAGTCAATTTTACCCCCAGGTTTGAATTTTCTAAAAACTACGAGCATATCTCAGCCAATAAGCCGGATGTAGCGACCCGTAAAGGAATTTCATTTAGAGAAGACCGCAATACCTATCAATGGCAAATCGATAATATTTTAAAATGGAACAAATCAATAGGCCTTCATAATTTTGATGTGACCCTGCTGGCAAATGCTGAAAAATACCAAACCTACTTTAGCCGTATCGATGCCGAAAATTATTCGCCCAATGACAATCTATCTTATAATGCCGTCAATGCTGCTGCACTTGTAAAAGTATCTTCAACGGATGAATATGAGACAGGTGATGCCTTGATGGGAAGATTAAACTATTCTTACAATTCGAGATATCTTTTGACTGTCACAGGACGACGAGATGGATTCTCTGCTTTTGGCCAGGAAAACCCCCGAGCGTTTTTCCCTTCAGCAGCTCTTGGCTGGGTTTTTTCTGAAGAAAAATTTATGAAAAAATATTCTTCGTTCTTAGATTTTGGCAAGTTGAGACTGTCATATGGAGAGAATGGAAATCGATCCATCGGTCGTTATGCTGCCCTTTCTAACCTCGCCTCAGGCAGTTATACGTATATCACCCCATCCGGGCAGACAGTCAGTGTGGGTCGGGTGACCACCAATAATATCAGTAATCCAAACCTCAAATGGGAAAGAAACAGTTCTATCAATGTGGGACTAGACTATGGTATCCTAAATAGCAGGATCACCGGATCTATAGACTATTATGACAGAAGCACCAAAGACTTATTAGTCCTTAGGGCATTACCCAATGTCACCGGATTTGCCAATGTCATCACCAATCTTGGTCAGGTAGACAATAAAGGTTTTGAGTTTAGCATCAACTCTGTCAATACGGTATCTAAAAAGTTTGAATGGCGTACCAACCTGGGATTTTGGACGAATCAAAATAAAATCGTCAAACTGTACGGTCCTGTACCAGTAAAAGGTCCCGATGGATCTATCACCGATTATGTAGAGCAGGATGATATAGCCAACAATTGGTTTATTGGCAAGGAGATCGGTGTGGTCTATGATTATAAAGTCACAGGAGTTTGGCAACAGGCAGATGCTGCTGAGGCAAAATCTTATGGATTTACGCCAGGTGATTTTAGATTGGAAGACCTGAACGGCGATGGTAAATACACCATAGCAGATCGCCAATTTATAGGCAGTAGAAATCCTGACTTTTCTTTCAACTTAAGGAATGAATTTAAACTATACAAAAACTTTGATTTCTCATTTTCATTATATGGACGCCTGGGCCAATTATCACAATTTAACGAAGCAAAAAATGTTGATCGTTTTTACGACCGATCTCAGTTTTATAAGCGCCCCTATTGGACCCCGGACAATCCAATTAATGACTATGCCAAGATGATGTCTGCTGCAGGTTCTGGAGTAGCATTTAATGTTTGGAGAAAATCTTCATTTGTTCGGTTAAATAATATCAGTCTGGCCTATTCAGTGCCTAAGAATTTGATAAAAAGATTAAACATTGATGATCTCAGAGCCTACTTTAATATTCAGAATGCCGCCGTATTTTCTTCATGGGACTTTTTTGATCCGGAGAATGTCAACCCAAACGACAATGGCGATAACTCAAAGAGCATCTCACCCCGCACCTATTCATTTGGTATAAACCTAGTTTTATAAGAATTTAAAAATTCCATCATCATGAAAAATATAAAAAACATTATTGGAATGCTGGCTGCCCTGGTTTTGTCGGGATTGCCCTATGGGTGCTCCAAAGATTATTTGGCACCTAAGCCCCTTTCTTTCTTTTCTCCTGAAAACACCTTGATCAATGAATCAGGATTTAACTCTGCGCTCGCATCCTGTGCAGAAAATATTCGCAACGAATACTATACAGATGGAGCGCCTATCATCACCGAATTGGTGTTTTCTGAAGTGTCTGTTGAAGGCACCACAGACAAATTTGGTCCCCAGATCAACCTCAATGCATTGATCACGCCTGATGCCAATCTCAACAGTGCAGACTTTAATCGAATCGGCTGGTATTGGGAGAGATTGTGGATAGGCGTCCGGCTTGCCAATACAGTTTTATCCAGAATTCAAAACCCGGCCCTTGATATTAAAGAAGATGCTAAAAATGCGATTATAGGTAAAGCCTTGTTTTATCGCTCCTACAATTATTATCGCCTGGTACATCAATTTGGTGATGTACCGACGATCATGACGGAACTTACCGCACCAAAACTGGACTTCAAGACGGTCAAACGGGAGGTGATCCTGGCAAGGCTCAAAAAAGACCTGGAGACCGCTGTCGCCTCAGTACCGTTTGTCACCAATAAAGGAGATGTCAATAAAGGTGCTGTCTTACATTTATTGACCAAAGTCAATCTTGCATTGGGGTTATTTGATGATGCTATCGCCACTGCTACTCAAGCCATCAATAGTGGAACATTTAAATTAATGACTTCAAGGTTTGGATCAGATGCTGGAATGGCTGATAAAAATGTAACCTGGGATTTGCATCGACCACTGAATAAAGCCGCAGCAACCAATACGGAAGTACTTATGTTGGTGACAGACAGATTTTGTGATCCAGGAGCTGTCACTGTGAATAATGTAGCTACTGGTACACAATTAATGCGTCAAGCAGTACCTTTTTATACAGGCCCGATAGTCACACCTGCAGGAGAGCCGGGTATGTCACCCAACCAGGTCGAGATCGACCTTTGCACCCTTTTTGGCAGAGGCATTGGCCGTGCA encodes:
- a CDS encoding TonB-dependent receptor is translated as MKNETRRLYKLTSWARGCLQHAFLAGMILLLFSLTSMAGYSENATTGLNFVNITGKITDEETGEGLIGASVLIKGTAIGTVTDIDGSFSLDVPDPNAILVISYLGYQVIEVPLAGQTSLNVSLKVNTNTLDEIVVTGYGTQKKSDLTGAVAQIKTTQLENENPRTVQDLLRGNATGLDVSFNGSTKGGGNFLVRGKGSLTAQSAPLLVVDGVIYQGELSDINPNDIATVDILKDASSAAVFGSRSANGVILITTKRGKSSKPIITFNSNISTNVIAGAPRLLTPEEFINWRSDVLWSMSGHDSTSMPGIKYRFSDPRTLPSNVSLAQWMAFSSASGDPVDVWLNRLRLFPVEIANYKAGTPIDWEKELYNNNSLQHDHTVSVAGSTDRINYYMSFGYLKNDGLTVGDFFKTFRTRLNIDGKIASYLTVGLNAQFSDRDESSVPVTLNNMIQTTPYGQLYNEDGVTLRRSTNDDPGNNTNPYLDQFYTDRLRKFNNLFGSIFAKGDLPLGFSYQVNFTPRFEFSKNYEHISANKPDVATRKGISFREDRNTYQWQIDNILKWNKSIGLHNFDVTLLANAEKYQTYFSRIDAENYSPNDNLSYNAVNAAALVKVSSTDEYETGDALMGRLNYSYNSRYLLTVTGRRDGFSAFGQENPRAFFPSAALGWVFSEEKFMKKYSSFLDFGKLRLSYGENGNRSIGRYAALSNLASGSYTYITPSGQTVSVGRVTTNNISNPNLKWERNSSINVGLDYGILNSRITGSIDYYDRSTKDLLVLRALPNVTGFANVITNLGQVDNKGFEFSINSVNTVSKKFEWRTNLGFWTNQNKIVKLYGPVPVKGPDGSITDYVEQDDIANNWFIGKEIGVVYDYKVTGVWQQADAAEAKSYGFTPGDFRLEDLNGDGKYTIADRQFIGSRNPDFSFNLRNEFKLYKNFDFSFSLYGRLGQLSQFNEAKNVDRFYDRSQFYKRPYWTPDNPINDYAKMMSAAGSGVAFNVWRKSSFVRLNNISLAYSVPKNLIKRLNIDDLRAYFNIQNAAVFSSWDFFDPENVNPNDNGDNSKSISPRTYSFGINLVL
- a CDS encoding RagB/SusD family nutrient uptake outer membrane protein, which gives rise to MKNIKNIIGMLAALVLSGLPYGCSKDYLAPKPLSFFSPENTLINESGFNSALASCAENIRNEYYTDGAPIITELVFSEVSVEGTTDKFGPQINLNALITPDANLNSADFNRIGWYWERLWIGVRLANTVLSRIQNPALDIKEDAKNAIIGKALFYRSYNYYRLVHQFGDVPTIMTELTAPKLDFKTVKREVILARLKKDLETAVASVPFVTNKGDVNKGAVLHLLTKVNLALGLFDDAIATATQAINSGTFKLMTSRFGSDAGMADKNVTWDLHRPLNKAAATNTEVLMLVTDRFCDPGAVTVNNVATGTQLMRQAVPFYTGPIVTPAGEPGMSPNQVEIDLCTLFGRGIGRARSTPYFTKGIWDDVKDQRHDTTSGNWMTMENLVYNNPALKGKSPWYGKRLQFKDATGKVLVSTGDTIRTWYDWPHYKLFIPDQIRLPFQGGNSDWYVFRLAETYLLRAEAYWWKGDLANAAADVNAIRTRAGCSAYTSSQVDIGTILDERARELYWEEPRKTELTRVAYIFAKTGKSYNGKSYNVADFSTSNFFYDRIMDKNTFYKNNIKTVRGDPYTMSPYHVLWPIPRPAILANSLGQINQNKGYSGSETNQPALDVVEE